The DNA sequence TGTAAAAGACCCTCTAAGAGTATTAGATGAAGCAAGGAGGGTTTTAAAGAAGAATGGTAAAATTATTATAGGAATTATTGATAAAGATAGCTTTCTGGGTAAGTTTTATCTAAAAAAGAAGAGTATATTTTATAAGCAGGCGAATTTATTTAATGTAAGAGAGATTACGAATTTGCTCAAAGAAGCAGGATTTAAAAGGCTCTCTTATTATCAGACATTATTTAAACTCCCAGATGAAATAGATTCTATTGAAATGCCACAAAAAGGGGTTAATAAAGGTGGTTTTGTGGTAATTAAAGGAGGAAAGAGATGATTATCTGTTAGCTAACGATATATTGTGTTGTAATATTCTTTTCATCTTTTAAGTATTGAGCAGGGGTTTTATACCGAAAACTTCTAAGTCTTTTATTTTGATTATAAAATCAATTGAATTTCAAGCAAACCCTTTTATT is a window from the bacterium genome containing:
- a CDS encoding class I SAM-dependent methyltransferase; the encoded protein is MRTIFDQYYNRYDLWYDKNKVAYLSELETIKKILPKRGKGLEIGVGTGRFAEPLGIKYGIDPSEKMLEIAKGRGVKITSGYGEKLPFKDYIFDYVAIIITLCFVKDPLRVLDEARRVLKKNGKIIIGIIDKDSFLGKFYLKKKSIFYKQANLFNVREITNLLKEAGFKRLSYYQTLFKLPDEIDSIEMPQKGVNKGGFVVIKGGKR